One region of Fragaria vesca subsp. vesca linkage group LG4, FraVesHawaii_1.0, whole genome shotgun sequence genomic DNA includes:
- the LOC101294061 gene encoding uncharacterized protein LOC101294061 — protein MASTSALLLSSSSSSPVFNPFSSSSSKAGTLIRPRSRIVASSRKEAHDHHQNYSSRLVDENMIVLRKRIHEMKMVERNYEPPAEWMDWEKRYYTSYDSIICQAMGLLQSQLMNTRPSLALAFMALIVFSVPASTFMVFSHLLEITKGALTGGFGL, from the coding sequence ATGGCATCAACTTCTGCACTACTCCTCTCTTCTTCTTCTTCTTCCCCCGTCTTCAACCCGTTTTCGAGTTCTTCATCAAAAGCAGGAACCCTAATTCGACCGAGGTCTAGAATTGTTGCATCGAGTAGAAAAGAAGCGCACGATCACCACCAGAACTACAGCAGCAGGCTGGTGGATGAGAACATGATCGTTCTGAGAAAGAGAATCCACGAGATGAAGATGGTGGAGAGGAACTACGAGCCTCCGGCGGAGTGGATGGACTGGGAGAAGAGGTACTACACCAGCTACGACTCGATCATATGCCAAGCCATGGGTCTGTTGCAGTCGCAGTTAATGAACACCAGGCCGAGCTTGGCTCTCGCATTCATGGCTTTGATCGTTTTTAGTGTTCCGGCCTCGACGTTCATGGTGTTCTCCCATTTGCTGGAGATCACGAAAGGGGCCTTGACCGGTGGTTTTGGTTTATGA